The genomic interval CGCCAACAGTTTCACTACTCTTTTAAAGGGCGGCGTGTCCGCTTTGAGAATGAAGTCAGGCGGTTACACCGGGAATACCGCATTGGAGTATTGAAGTACCTGCGTCGCGCCCGGCCGATGAACGTGATCACCGCACCGGTGATCTACAGCATGATCGTCCCTATTGCGATCTTTGATGTCGCTATTACCCTCTATCAGCACATCTGTTTCCGCGCCTATGGCGTACCCCGTGTGTTGCGCCGTGATCATATGGCAATAGACCGCCATCAGTTGGCCTACCTTAATGCTATTGAGAAGGTGAATTGTATCTACTGTGGTTATGGCAATGGGGTGATCAGCTACTCGCGGGAGATCCTCTCCCGCACCGAGCAGTACTGGTGCCCGATCAAGCATGCCCGCCGGGTACACGGCCACCACAGCCGTTATGGAGAGTTTTTTGACTATGGTGACCCGGAAGCGTTTCAGCAGGGGCGCCAGGAGAAACGGAAAGAGCTGACTGTTGATTAGCCGCTAATAATCACTGTTGAGAGTTGCTCGTCTATAGGGTAGGTCTTAGGTGGGAAGGCAGCGTATACAACTTATCGCCATTCCCAAGCGGGCAAGTGAATGATAGATGATAGGCGGTCAGCTGTAAGTCTTCGGCATCTGCTTCTCCGCCGTGCAGCCGATCACCCACCACAGGGAAACCGATGCCGGCGAGATGAGCCCGAATCTGATGTTTGCGACCTGTTTCGATGGTGATATCCAGTAGGGATCTGTCGCTTTCAGGATCATATTCAATCAGTTTTGCGTGACTACACGCCTGTCGACCATCGATTTCACTGTCGATTGTGGTTGCTGTATCAGCGGCCGAAAACCTGCCGTGAACAACAACCATGTACCGTTTATTGATAGCCCGCTGCTGAAACAGGTTCGCTAAAGCGGTGGCGGCCTTTTTCTGGTGGGCAAGAAGTACCAGCCCGGTGGCGGCACGATCCAGCCGGTGGACAATAAAGGCGTTTCGTTGGGGAGTGAGGTGCTGCTCGGCCCAGCGGTAGAGGGTGCAGTGATCACCCCACTTCGAGCCCTGTGAGAACATTCCATAGGGCTTGTACCAGACACTGTAGGCACCCTCATCGGCAATCAATTGGGCGGGAAGCGGCTCAGCGTTGAGGATGCTCTCATCATAATAGAGGTGTAGCTTATCTCCGGCCTTCATGGTTTTGGCCTGGCGACGAAGCCGTCGAGTGTTTTTGCCGCTTGTCAGCCACACCGCTCCCTTCTGCATAGCGCTCTTGATGCGCTGTCTCGATAACCCGGAGGCTTGTGCCAGTAGGTTGACGGCCGTATCGCTGCCGACAGCGACATCTATGTGAGTTTCAATCTGTTGTTGGCACAAGAGGTTCTCTTTTTTACCTGTCAGTCAGCTTAACCTCGATACGCCGGTTGGCCTGTAGCGCCACTTCGTTTCGCCCCATATCGACTGGATGAAGTTCGCCATAACCGGCGGCTGAGAGGCGCGCCGGAGCCCGATGCAAAAGTAGTTCAGGCTGAAAGAGGAAACGGTCTCCGACAATACGAATATTGTGGAAGGTCGATCAAACACAGTCAGGGACAGCCGTATATTGAATCGTGCAAACAGACGACCAACCCTGACAAAACTGCACGAAATATAGCAGAACCCTGCTAAGCGAGGAAGATGCGGGGTGCAATACACCATGGTGGTAAGAAATTATGGTGCAACCTGGTGGATCATTAGTGCTCCTCTCTCCAGGCAGGCCCACTAAGCTCTGGTCAGCCGTCGATAAATATCCGATACCTTCAGCGGCAGGCTCTTCACATCATCAACGACGGTGAAGGCGGCGGGGCCGTAGAGATGAGGCAGGTAGTCCCGTGCCTCATCATCGATAGTAATACAGTAGGGGTGAATACCACTCTGACGGGCCTCCACCAGGGCACGGCGGGTATCCTCTATGCCATATTGCCCACGGTAGCTATCGTAGTCATCCGGCTTGCCGTCGGAGAGGGTGATGAGCATGCGGGTCTTGGCTTCGGTCTCCTGTAACAGGCTACTGAGGTGGCGGATAGCAAATCCCATACGAGTATAATCCTGGGGCAGAATACCGTTGATACGCGCCCGGGTCTCATCATCATAGGCTTCACTGAAGTGTTTGATATGGAACAGCTCACAACGCTTGCGCGTCATGCTCGAAAAGCCATAGATGGCATAGCGGTCACCCAGGGTCTCCAGCGCCTCGCACAACAGTACCAGAGATTCACGCTCTGCCTGATTGATCCACCCTTTGGTGGAACCACTCATATCCACCATAAAGACCACAGCGATATTGCGTTCGCTGCGGTGCATACGGGTAAACAGCCGGTCTGTCATCTCCCGCCCCTGCCTGACATCGGCCAGTGCCTCGACCAGAGCGTCAATATCGACACCATCACCGTGGGGCTGGCGCTTCAACAGGCGATCCTCATCACGCATCGCCTCGAAGGTCTTGCGCAGTTGCCTTACCAGGCCACTGTACTTCTCCAGGGTATCGGCGACGAAGTTGTCATGGATGGGGACCACCTCTTTTTCACGCACAGCACACCAGTTTTTCCGGTAGTGTTTACGTTGAAAATCCCACTCCTGATAGAGAAATGCGCCCTCTTCATGATAGGTGCCGCTCCACACATCCTCCTGCTCTTCATCATCATCGTTCAACAGCGATGGATCATATTCACCCGGCCCGGCCGGCTCCAGATAATCATTGGGGATATCGCCAAAATCGACAATGATGGAGCTTGCCAATGCTGCCATCTCATCCGGTAGCGGTACAGGCAGATCATCGAGCAGAATCTCCACTCTGAAACCTTCCGGATAGGAGGGATCTTCAACCTCCTTTTTCATGAAGCGCTCTTTTTTCTCTTCGTCTCGCTCCTCTTCCCCGGTCTGCTTTTTCGCCTGTTCATCCAGTATCTGTTGTAGCCTGACCTTAAAGTGGGCCTTCTCTCTCTCGGCACGGGTCTCCATGCAGGCGATGGCACTCTCCACCGCCAGCCCACCCTGAAAGCAGGAGACCGTGCAGGGAGCCAGCTTTCCCAGATTCTCTAGCGCCATATCAGCGACCTCCCAGACACTCACTCCCGGTCGGGAAAGCTGTTGGGAGAGTAGCTGCCACTCGGAGGAGAGCACGGCAACATCGGACTCATCTTTGAGATGCACCATCTGTCGGTAGAGACCCGGCAGTTCACGGCTAAGGCAGCCCTCGAGACGCAGTGTCTCCATTCCATGAAATAGTGGAACAAATCCTTCAGCTGTCGGCCCGATATCCCGCAGTGCCCGAAAGGTACCAAAGCGGATCTGCGCCCACAGTAGTGCAAGAGTGATCTTGTAGTGGAGAAAGTTCTCCTCCCTGGTGGAGAAGAGTGACTGTATGGAGGGAAGAAAGAGCGTCTCGGTATCGGTATAGGTGCTGTCGGAAGCGGCTATCTTCAGCTTGCGCCCGGAGAGCCCATGAAGAAAGCCGGTGAGCACCCTCTCCTCCTCTTCTAATATGGCGCCGTGCAGGCGGGTGTGCTGCATCTCGGCAAAACCCGCACTCTTATCAATTACCTGCAGTGCCGGTCTCAGACCACTCAGGTCGTAGACATCCATGGTGTGGAGGGCCCAGGCTTCGATCATGTGGTGATCCATAGCGGCCAGAGCCGCCACACCGTGGCAGGCAATCTGGTAACCCAACTCCACATGGGTACTGGCTACCCGAATAATCCAATCAAGCAGAAACTCCTGCTCCCCGCGGGACAATCCGGCGATGCTTTGCGAGGGCGGCCGGGTATCTCTGAAAGAGAATTCCACCTCCAGCGGCCCCTCAAGCAGGGCCTCTATCTCGCTAACGGTAAGCGGCGTGTTGCTAGGAGCCTGTCCGAGAATAGGAGCCGTAGCGAGGGGAAGCCATTTTGAGTCCATTTTTTTGATCATTTGAGGCGAATAGTCGCTCTTATTCAACGAAAATGAGCGGGAAAATGGGCCAAAAGGGCTTTCCCGCAGTAGGCTCTCTATTCTCGGACAGGCTCCTAGTCATTTAAAAGAGAGACGATGAGAGCTCATTGACCGCTGCAAGCATCTCAGGGTCATCGGTGAGGGCCTGTGCAATGGCCCCACGGCAGGCTGCCACCGGATCTACATCAGAGGCGATCAGTTTCGCTGCATGAACCAGTAAGCGCGTACTGGCCCCCTCCTCCAAGCCACTGCCCTTTAGATTACGGGTCATTGCGGCAAACTGCACCAGCCGTTGTGCGATGCCAAGCTCAACACTGGACTCTTCGACCACAATTCGAGCTTCCAGCTCTGCATCCGGGTAATCAAACTCCAGGGCAACAAAACGCTGGCGGGTGCTCTGCTTCAGATCTTTGAGAACACTCTGGTAACCCGGGTTATAGGAGATTGCCAGAGCAAAATCAGCAGAGGCTTCTACCAAGGTACCGAGTTTCTCCACCGGCAGGATACGTCGATCATCGGCCAAGGGATGAATCACCACCATGGTGTCCTTACGAGCCTCGACAATTTCATCCAGGTAGCAGATACCTCCCGCCTTCACCGCTTGAGTAAGGGGGCCGTCGATCCAGATCGTCTCCCCACCTTTTACCAGATAACGTCCCACCAGATCGGAGGCGGTAAGGTCATCGTGACAGGAGACGGTGATCAGGGGACGCTGCAGGCGCCACGCCATATACTCCATAAAGCGAGTCTTTCCGCAGCCTGTTGGGCCTTTCAGCAGTACCGGCAACTTGTTGCGATAAGCGGCCTCAAAGAGGGTGATCTCATCACCGGTGGGCTGGTAGTAGGGCTCACTCTTCACCTTATACTCATCCAGTCGTAGTGTTCTGTTCTCCACAGGGGCTCCTATAGGAAAGTTATCAGTTGGCAGTTTGCAGTGACTGCGTATAAATAGTCGGGTAACAGCAGCGTCTTCTCGTGCTTCACAACGTGAAGCGGTAGTTAGTCTGATATTTCACTGTGAAGTTTACAACACGGGAACTTTGGGGTTTGTGACCGGGAACTGCCAAACAAGCCATGAGGATCTACTACTCTACTCTTCACTCAACTCTTTATGGTGTTCTGCAATAGTCACTCGGTTGCGCCCTTGAGCCTTGGATCGGTAAAGCGCCTGATCTGCACGTTTAGCCATTGATTCACGGTCATCTCGCGGATGCCAGATGGTCGCGCCCAGGCTGGTGGTCATCTGGCCTATCACCGGGAAGGCGTAATTTTCAACGGCACTGCGGACGGTTTCAGCCACCACTTCCATTCCTTTTAGATCGGCACGTGGCAACATGATAAAGAACTCATC from Candidatus Sedimenticola sp. (ex Thyasira tokunagai) carries:
- a CDS encoding RNA pseudouridine synthase, which codes for MCQQQIETHIDVAVGSDTAVNLLAQASGLSRQRIKSAMQKGAVWLTSGKNTRRLRRQAKTMKAGDKLHLYYDESILNAEPLPAQLIADEGAYSVWYKPYGMFSQGSKWGDHCTLYRWAEQHLTPQRNAFIVHRLDRAATGLVLLAHQKKAATALANLFQQRAINKRYMVVVHGRFSAADTATTIDSEIDGRQACSHAKLIEYDPESDRSLLDITIETGRKHQIRAHLAGIGFPVVGDRLHGGEADAEDLQLTAYHLSFTCPLGNGDKLYTLPSHLRPTL
- a CDS encoding nitric oxide reductase activation protein — translated: MDSKWLPLATAPILGQAPSNTPLTVSEIEALLEGPLEVEFSFRDTRPPSQSIAGLSRGEQEFLLDWIIRVASTHVELGYQIACHGVAALAAMDHHMIEAWALHTMDVYDLSGLRPALQVIDKSAGFAEMQHTRLHGAILEEEERVLTGFLHGLSGRKLKIAASDSTYTDTETLFLPSIQSLFSTREENFLHYKITLALLWAQIRFGTFRALRDIGPTAEGFVPLFHGMETLRLEGCLSRELPGLYRQMVHLKDESDVAVLSSEWQLLSQQLSRPGVSVWEVADMALENLGKLAPCTVSCFQGGLAVESAIACMETRAEREKAHFKVRLQQILDEQAKKQTGEEERDEEKKERFMKKEVEDPSYPEGFRVEILLDDLPVPLPDEMAALASSIIVDFGDIPNDYLEPAGPGEYDPSLLNDDDEEQEDVWSGTYHEEGAFLYQEWDFQRKHYRKNWCAVREKEVVPIHDNFVADTLEKYSGLVRQLRKTFEAMRDEDRLLKRQPHGDGVDIDALVEALADVRQGREMTDRLFTRMHRSERNIAVVFMVDMSGSTKGWINQAERESLVLLCEALETLGDRYAIYGFSSMTRKRCELFHIKHFSEAYDDETRARINGILPQDYTRMGFAIRHLSSLLQETEAKTRMLITLSDGKPDDYDSYRGQYGIEDTRRALVEARQSGIHPYCITIDDEARDYLPHLYGPAAFTVVDDVKSLPLKVSDIYRRLTRA
- a CDS encoding CbbQ/NirQ/NorQ/GpvN family protein, whose protein sequence is MENRTLRLDEYKVKSEPYYQPTGDEITLFEAAYRNKLPVLLKGPTGCGKTRFMEYMAWRLQRPLITVSCHDDLTASDLVGRYLVKGGETIWIDGPLTQAVKAGGICYLDEIVEARKDTMVVIHPLADDRRILPVEKLGTLVEASADFALAISYNPGYQSVLKDLKQSTRQRFVALEFDYPDAELEARIVVEESSVELGIAQRLVQFAAMTRNLKGSGLEEGASTRLLVHAAKLIASDVDPVAACRGAIAQALTDDPEMLAAVNELSSSLF